The Dehalococcoidales bacterium genome segment GATATGGGATTGACCGTCGGTTCCCCAGTTTCGATAATCGGGGGGAGCTGCCGCGGGCCGCTTGTACTTGATGTTAGGGGTTCGCGGCTGGGGTTGGGCTGCGGTGTTGCACACAAAATATTGGTGCGTAATATTGCCGATGAACAAGATACAGGCTGCGGTAACGAGCAGACTTCCAAAGAGCCTGCCGTTATCGATTGATTTAATCGGTACTGAAAATCGGATAAATGTAAATAAAATTTATGAATCAGGAGACATCACAACATGAATAAAAAGCGAATCACCGTCGCTTTGGTCGGTAATCCCAACTCGGGAAAGACGACTCTGTTTAACAGCCTGACCGGTTCAACGCAGCATGTCGGGAACTGGCCGGGCGTAACGGTTGAGAAAAAAGAGGGCACCTGCTCTTCGGGCGAATATGAAATCAAGGTGGTTGATTTGCCCGGTGTTTACAGCCTGACAGCTTATTCGCCGGATGAAGTGATTGCCAGAAAATTTATTATCGAGGAAAAACCGGATGTAGTCGTAGACATTGTAGATGCTTCCAATTTGGAAAGAAATCTCTATCTTTCGGTGCAGTTAATGGAACTTGATGTTCCCGTACTGCTGGCCTTGAATATGATGGATGAAGCGGAAAATCGAAACCACAAAATCGATATCAAAAAATTATCTGAAGGAATGGGGCTTCCCGTTGTACCGATGGTCGCCAATAAAAGTAAAGGGGTTGCCGATTTGCTGGCGGCGGTTGTAAAAATCGTTGAAGATAAAAACCCGCGCACCGGCGTTAAAATCGAATACGGTCGGGATGTCGAAAAGCAGATAGGGGTGCTTGAGAAGGCATTGTCCGAAAGCCCTCATGCCGGTAAATATTCACCGCACTGGCTGGCAATTAAGCTGCTTGAGGGTGATGAGGAGATAATCAAGAAATTCGAAGGGGTGCCCAATGTCAAATGAAGAAATTTTGAAGCTGCGCCGTGAAGCAGCGGCTAAATTGCAAAATGTTTACGGCAGCGATGCCGATATGGTTATTGCCGATGCGCGCTACGGGTTTATCAGCGGGCTGCTCAAAGATGTGCTGGAGAAACCCTCGGTCGAGCCTCTCAGTATCTCCGACAGAATTGATAAAATAATTATCAACCGCTGGTTGGGTATCCCTGTTTTTATGGCATTAATGTTTCTCGTTTTCCAGTTCGTTTTTACCGTAGCCGAGCCTTTTATGGGCTGGATAGAATCTTTCTTCGGCTGGCTGGCAGGTTATGCCGCAAATATCAGCCCCGATTGGCTGGGTTCGCTAATCGCCGACGGCATCATCGGAGGCGTCGGTTCGGTACTCGTTTTCCTGCCGAATATATTCCTTCTCTTTATCGCCATCTCGATATTGGAAGACTCCGGGTATATGGCGCGCGCTGCCTTTGTGATGGACCGCTTGATGCATAAAATCGGTTTGCACGGGCGTTCGTTTATCCCGATGCTGCTCGGTTTCGGCTGCAATATCCCCGGCATTATGGCCTGCCGAACCATCGAAAACCCGAAAGACAGGCTAACCACCATACTTATCAATCCTTTTATGCTCTGCGGCGCTCGTCTTCCCATATTTGTTCTGCTGATTGGCGCCTT includes the following:
- a CDS encoding FeoA family protein — protein: MTNKEFPLIFADAGKKLMITGFVGGFGMTQRLADMGLTVGSPVSIIGGSCRGPLVLDVRGSRLGLGCGVAHKILVRNIADEQDTGCGNEQTSKEPAVID
- a CDS encoding FeoB small GTPase domain-containing protein → MNKKRITVALVGNPNSGKTTLFNSLTGSTQHVGNWPGVTVEKKEGTCSSGEYEIKVVDLPGVYSLTAYSPDEVIARKFIIEEKPDVVVDIVDASNLERNLYLSVQLMELDVPVLLALNMMDEAENRNHKIDIKKLSEGMGLPVVPMVANKSKGVADLLAAVVKIVEDKNPRTGVKIEYGRDVEKQIGVLEKALSESPHAGKYSPHWLAIKLLEGDEEIIKKFEGVPNVK
- the feoB gene encoding ferrous iron transport protein B, with the protein product MSNEEILKLRREAAAKLQNVYGSDADMVIADARYGFISGLLKDVLEKPSVEPLSISDRIDKIIINRWLGIPVFMALMFLVFQFVFTVAEPFMGWIESFFGWLAGYAANISPDWLGSLIADGIIGGVGSVLVFLPNIFLLFIAISILEDSGYMARAAFVMDRLMHKIGLHGRSFIPMLLGFGCNIPGIMACRTIENPKDRLTTILINPFMLCGARLPIFVLLIGAFFPSNQGVVMFSMYFLGILIAILMAWIFRKTILKGESGHFVMELPPYRVPTFVGVITHMWERGKMFLRKAGTLIMIAVIVVWFLSSMPWGVEYASADSWVGQIGSFFAPVFAWAGFDQWQASASLIFGFLAKEVVIGALGTMFAVEEGLLGDVLMTQLGWTPLIALSFMVFSLLYVPCVAALGAIRSETKSWKWTIFTAVYTTAIAWIMAVLVFQIGSLFV